Sequence from the Chrysemys picta bellii isolate R12L10 chromosome 23, ASM1138683v2, whole genome shotgun sequence genome:
AATActttttctcccaccctttcGTCTGGCTTCTTAcccgaggaggttgtgaaggctaggactataacagtgtttaaaagagaactggataaattcatggaggttaagtgcattaatggctattagccaggatgggtaaggaatggtgtccctagcctttgtttgtcagagggtggagatggatggcaggagagagatcacttgatcattgcctgttaggttcactccctctggggcacctggcattggccactatcggaagacaggatactgggctggatggacctttggtctgacccagtatggctgttcttatgttcttatgttctctgcgCAATTTGGGGTTGTCTCTCGCtacgtgtctgtgcagcgcccagcgccATGGGGCTCCCAATCTCAGTCTgcacccatgggtgctccggTGATAAAATAATGCATTCTTTTCTCGGTTGCACCAGTTCCGTTCTCCATGAAGCGGCAGGGGTGTCACTGGGGGGCACCGTTTggccaagtgggggggggggggcagtttagAACCGGATTTTGGAAATGTTGCCCCTTTCCTATCACCCCTCCGATGCTGAGGCTGTTTCCAGGGGGTTGTTTTCCACGCTGATGTTTCAGGGCTCACGGCGGCTTCTGTTTGACCTAGGACGGAGCTCTGGATCTGCTGAAAGAACTCAACAGCTACACGATGACCATCGAGCTGCTGCAGGTGAgggggagcgggtgggagagagggaggcgCGTAACTCCAGCATGTAACGGGTTACTTGGATCTGAAGAAGGGGCAGGAcacggacgggggggggggggggggggaggtaccaTGGAATTCAAGGTATGTTAAAAGCACTTGGTGTGGCGCTTTGCCCCCCTCTGGTTGTGGCTAGGCCTGCTACAGCCTGGGCTAAGGGAGCAGGGTTTTTGAGCTCCGGCAGTCCGGCCTCATtgagaggtcccaggttcgatccccgTGGCTGACAACCCACCCAGAGGCGTCGGCGAGACGCGCAGGTTGGGCTGCCCGATGTCTAACAGGAGAGACGTTCAATCCGCTTGAACTCCAGCAGTTTCCTTGAGGAGGCTATTACGTTGGGCCGGACGCGAGGGACCCGTCAGTTTATCAGAGCAGCTCCTAAACAACCGATCTTGATAGCGGTAGGGAGGATCCTACCATGTCACCTGTTCTTCTGGAAGAGCCTGCTGTCACGAACTCTCCTGATGGATTCCCTTGGCCCCCCaccagaggagcagggggaagaggagccaTACCATTTTCTATTAATCTGTTATTGTATTTattcatatttattatttgtattattgtcacACCTAAGAAGCCCCATCACGGACCAGAGTCTCACTatcctaggtgctgtacaaacatgaaacaaaaagatagtccctgccccatccagccaAGGTACTTACATAGCCCCCATTGCTGTAATAATTGAGCACCTCACCACCACCCCCTGGGGGAGTAGGGCAGTTCTATTatgcccattgtacagatggggacactgagtcACAGAGCggttaagtgatttacccaagatcacacagggagtctgcagcaggctagtgcattaaccactgggctaccttTCCTTTCTGTTCTGCCttctgctttgatctgcttaaTAATAAACAAACGTCCGTTCGTGCTCCCAGTCCACGAGAATTGGCGTGGCCGTCAATGCTGTCCGGAAGCAGTGCTCGGATGAAGAGGTGGTGGCCCTGGCGAAAGTCCTCATCAAGAACTGGAAACGGCTGCTAGGTGAGAGATTCGGAGGCTGCTTCAGCCTCACGAGGAAAATGCCAGCTGGCCCCAAAACCTCCTTGGGCCCTTTGATTCTACACAATCCTTAGGGCCCCTTTACTCCCCTGGGATACAAGCCGCTAACGGGCCTGGTTGTTGGTTTTAATTTGGCAAAAGGATCATTTGGTGGCTTATTGGTGAGAAGATCTGGACAGAGCCGTGTGCAGAGTGGGCAGGTTATGTTTAAGCGACACTCCCGTACCTGGTCCTGACTTTCAGGACAGCTCTGTCCCGTGCACCCACTAATCACAATAATGCCTAGATCctatataacacttttcatcagtagatcccaaagcacttcccacctttaatgtattcatcctcacaCTCCACCTGTGTGCTATTAGcgaggggaagctgaggcacagagaggctacatGACTGTCCacgatcacacaggaagtccacgCCAGAGCAGGAAATTGACCCCTGGGTCTCCCATGTCCGAAGACCAccggcccctcctcctcaccGTGCGAACCCTCCATGCTGTTTCAAGTCGTAGGTCCACATGCGAGTTCAGCCAACTCAACCCTGACCCGCATCTCTCTTTGCGGGTCCAGTCCTGGTTCCCCATGCTCTGCATCTCAAGCCTGAGCTGCGTGATATTCCAATCCTGGATCTCTACATAATCCCtgccagtgcagtcctgaccagaAACAAATGACCTCTTCTGTAGTTGAGTGGCCTGGACCCAGTGGTCATTTGGACCCAAGTCTCAAAAGATAACAGGCTAAAGCACTAATCTTCTGGGCCACCAAGTCCCCTGGTAGCAGAGGATTGGATTCTGTGGGCTGCATATGGGTCCGGAGTCTGCTGTCATGCAGAACGATGTAAATCAGGAATGATGCCACTAAAGTTAGTGGAGCAATAAAGGTGGAAAATTTCTATAAGGGAGATCTGAACGTGGCCCTTTATACCACTGCTCTGAATGCCCAAGTGGGCCACTGATTGAATCTCCCCAAGCCAAGTGCtcgtggtggttgtttttttctggCCAGTATGACATTATTACCAGCTTGGTGAATAGAagtgccctccccaccccgctcgCATTTTCGTTTCAGTCAGTGTCTGAGTGACAACCCGATCTGTTCTCCTTAGAGTCCTCGGGGACCCCGAAGAGAGAGAAGGCCCTGGAAGGGCAAAaggataaaaaagaaaaaagtctcgACTTTCCCAGCTGGCAGCCTGAAGGGGCGAATTCCCATCCAGTGAAACGCTGCAAAAGCCCAGCTGAGAAGCACAGGGAAAAGGACAAAGAAAGGTAGGAGCTGGCCCCTGGGGTTCTTAGACCGTCGGGTTTTGGTAAGCGGTAGCTGTGCCCTGGCGATAGGAAACCAcaataatacagtaactcctcgcttaacggtGTAGTTCTGTTCcggaaaaatgcgactttaagtgaaacgatgttaagcgaattcaatttccccataagaattaatgtaaatggggggggttaggttccagggacatttttttcaccaggCAAAAAACTATATatgatatagatatacacacagtatacgttttcaACAAACAATGTAATACCGTTCACAGCTGTGGTGATTGTGAAgcttgaggtggtgaagttagagggtggaagagggggggatatttcccagggagccttgctgctaaatgatgaactaggactcggctgagccctcgagggttaacacattgttgttaattagcctctcacacaaggcaacATGAACACAAGGGgtgggagacagcatagcagacagagacagacacacaccttgtgtgttggagagagcgagagatgcacactgcccctttgaGTAAGCCGATCCACTCTTAAGAGCACTGTCTTTTGAAGTGGATCAGGAAGTCGAGACAGCaactgctgccccaagctctctctgtctctctccctccatgtcccctccctgctctatatggagaaggggtaagcggggtgcaggagcagaggggagagggacaccctgacagcccccccttctctccctgcccagcaagcaggagtgtcggggagcagctccaaggcagagggcaggagcagcacagggcagtggggggaggcacAGCTGAACTGGGaacggctgcagcacagggaacttagaggaGCTGATAGTGGGAGCTGACAGGGGGGCTGCcgatccaccctggttccaagcccccaccagctagctgcaacgggctgctcttcctgcaagcagtggacaaagcgggcagctgccaaacgatgGTTCggagggagcatttcacaactttaaacgagcatgttccctaagtGATCAGCAGCGTAACAACAAAAACCGGggtgactttaagtgaggaattactgtaatAAATCTGGCACTTAGCCAAGGCATGGGAGTAGTCACTGGTCAGACTgttgaggcagagagaggcaaagggccggatcctcaaaggtatttaggcacctaactcccactgatcctctctgggcctcagtcccCACCTATAAAACAGAGGAACCAGCACTGACCTGCCTCCCAGGGAAGGTGTGAAGAAAAATGCATTAGGATTGCGAGCGCTCCAGTACAACAGTGATAGATAGTAGTCCTgtgtcagactacatctcccatgatgcaccagtcTCCCCTTTTAGAGAGGGcaggtggtgcatcatgggagtccacTCAGCAGCCTAAGGCTCAGACCCTAAAAAGTATTGCAGCACTTAATGCCCACTGATTTCAGGGGAGTTCCTGGctgctgtggtgcatcatgggagacgcAGTCTGGCCAGGTAGCCCAGCCCATGTCAATAAGAGCTTGGTGCCTCAATACCTTTGGGGATGAGGGcataagtgactggcccaaggtcacccaggaagtttATGATAGTGTAAGGCATTGAACCCCCATCTCCCAAGTCGTGGGCTAGTAcgctaaccattggaccatcctgCCTCTCTGCTCACCATGTGGCATCTACACGTCCATCCCTTTTCTCCAGCTAGGTGTAGCCGGCCTGCAGGTCATCCctttggtcccactgaagtcagtgacaaaactaaATGGAATTAGGATTTGGCCTCTAGCTTCTTAATGGCTCATCCCTTTGTTCTTTAGGAGTTAGTAATTTGCTGCATCTTTTCCCCTTCTTTTAAAGGGACTTTCCCAATCATAAGGCAGTGGGCCCTCTTCCTGGCTCAAAGAAACATTCATCGGATCAGAAGCAGGACAGGTAAACTCCCCGGCATCCTCCTTATTGCTTGGATCCGGGCGAGGGGAAGACATGGCGGtgtgcgattttttttttttgttccagccTGATGGGGGTGGACACCTATGGCACTACCCGCCATTGTGTATTTCAGCTACAGCCGCCCAATTCCAATTCAGGCCACTGCAGCCGTTTCTACCCCCGAACGTATCCATGGTGTAAAAATCCTCGTGAATACGTGCGCCTTCCTCCAGCAAATCACGGTGGCACAAGCGGGAGAAGCGTGTgttgagggaggggatgggtgaGGGGCAGAAGTGCATGAAATCAGAGCTGGGATCTAGAGTTGGAGTTCATCGATGTGGCTGAACCAAAACCACCCACCTGAACAGCCCAGGATTTGGATGTGTTTGAAATCTAGGACCTTGACTCGTCTCTAGTTTGAATACAAGGGGGTTGGGTTTGGCCCATCGCCGGTGAAAAGGTTTTGTTTGCTCTTGGATTGGACGAAGGGCTTGTCTGCAGGGCGGCGAAGTTATAAATCTGCAGGGCTGTAGCCTGCTGCGCGGTGACTGGCTCCGTGGACTCGGCTGCAAAAAGTCCTGGAGTGCGCTTTGCCcaagtgcttttcaaatggggcgCACCAGGGAGCATTTAGTGCACGGTGGCCAGCTGGTgttgtagattcacaccccagcctgCCACACGGGGAGtctccgtgtagacaagcccttcgttGAAAGATAGGGGAGCTTTCAGGGGAAGGACTGTGGAGAAGACTGAGAAATGAAGGGGGTCGCTCGCTTCGTTTTTCATTCCTTTCCTCTTGTCTAGTGTGTGGGGTTGGTTTCTAAGACAAAAAGAAGGGGGCGGGGCGGAAATCTGATGTGCTAAAAGTAGAACTGTGCTGAAGAGCAGAAACCCCTCTCCCTGAACCCCCTTTCTCCCCAGGAAATCCAGCAAGTCCGGCTCTCACGCGGCAGCCCCAAAGAGTCACTCTGCAGACTCCAAGCCAGACAGGTACTTGCTTATGTACCCGCAGATCCTTTATTTGGGGAGCAGCAGTTACAGGGCAGGGGCAATGCGAATGAAGTCGCACAGGGCTTGAGGTGGACGGAAAAGACTCCTCTTGACTTCCAGGGTCTCAGATCAAACCTACAGCGAGTccatggcagagttgggaatagaacccaggagtcctccagcagcagcgctGAAATAACAACCTCCAGGCACAAAGCCTTTATACCCGTGTGAACGCATAACAATACCTGGCTCTGTTATCTAGCATCTTTCCTCagtagatctccaagtgctttgcaaaggaggtcagtatcaccatcttaaagatggggaaactgaggcacagagcagtgcagtgacttgcccgaggttaCCCCGCTGGCCAATGGCGgggccaggagtagaacccaggtcttctgagtcccagtccagtgcgcTGGCCACTAGGCGGCGGTGCCTAGCAGGCAGGCTGCATCACTGTACTGTTATCAGTGCGGTTACCCAGACCCATTCGCCACGTGTGAGTGATACGGTTCAGCCGTTTCCCAAGGGTTTATAATCGGTGTTTGGCGTGTAGCAGGGCTGTTGAGACAGCTCCGAGCCGTGCCTCCTGTAAAGCACAGTGGGGCCGGATAATCGCGCTGCCCATGCTACGTCGAACGTGGCCTGGCCGCTTGCCTCCAGAACCGCCGTGAGTTTAGGACAGGATTACAACAGGCTAAAGGCCTCCACAGCAGCAACTGAGGCTGTCAGGTATTTCTAGACCCACAAAGATTCAGAGCCAGGTTCCGATGGATGCAGAACTCTGAGGGGCTTCCAGAACGGGGCCTGTGGTTTGGCCGGTTACAGAAACACCAGCTAGTTGGGAAGCTCGGAGCTGGCTCCCAATTCAGAATTCTGCCCAAGTCAGGGTCGGACCCGGGGTTTGGGCTGGGTTCTGTACAGAGAGAGCAGCCAACTGCTGCGATCAGATCCCTGCTCCGGTGGGGGCTTCTCATTCTGTGCAATTGACCGTGGTGCTTTTGTTGCTGGAAGGGTCTTCTAAGCTTAGGAGGGAAGAGGGCTGGGATTTGGCTCGTTAATTACGCGGGAGATGGTGGATTTCTCCATCCCCTGCAGTCCCAAGGTCGAGACTTTCTAAAAGCTTTGCTGTAGCTTGTGCGGAAATGACAgagtgaggttctctggcctatgtAACGCAGGAGGTCTGacgaggtcccttctggccttcaaatctatgaaTTTGGATGTTTTGAGTTATTCTTATGCTTTACACGTCTCAATACAATAATTATACCTTCAGAAACACAGGCATTCAGTCTGCCAGGCCCCCGCTCTAACCATCAGACCGTACTCCCTCtcggagctgggaacagaacccaggagtcctgacttacAGGCgttttgctctaaccactaggtgaCACTAATGACTAGGGGGTCTGGCATAAGGGTTCCCTTTTATGCTTGAATTCTCCAGTTGCAAGAGGGGTGAATTGGGGGGCATGAAAAACCTGCTGGGTTTGCCGGAGGCTGACTGGGTCTGGGAGGAGTCCCCAGACATACCAGTATCTGTGGATAACCGGTGAACAGTTCCACTGGGGAAGAAGCACCACTGTGACTGGCACGTGGCCCTGGGCAGCTGGTCACCCCCACAGATGTCAGCAGAGAGGGCttgggggcccggtgccgggatcTCAGTTGAGCTAATCTCTCTCCTCTCTGTGTGTTTTCCCTACGAAGGGAGACCAGCGACTGCAGGGCTCTTCCCGCCACCTCTAAAAAGTCGCACTCGGACGGCAAGAAAGAGAGGTAGGTGTTTTGTGGCTGGATTGTGGCACATTTTGCTTCTCTGTCTTTGGACGAGTGGTCTGCCCAGCTCAAAACAAGGCGCCTTCCAtctgccaccacctcctccacatGGCAGTGACCTGCTTTCTCCTTGTGCTTTCTTGCAAGCCCTGGACAGGATGCCCCGTTCAGCAGTAAATGCCCTCTTTAAGGATTACCAGGCCCCATGTGCCCCCTGGTTCTCTGGGTGTTTCCCTCCTGAATCCCTGTTCTCTGCGCTTTACGACATGGCCCTTCCACCCCCACTTCTCTTTCAGGAGAGATTCTGCAGACTCAAGATCTTCCACCGTCACCactgcctcctcctcttcctcccctcagAAGAGACCATCAGTGGAGAGGTAAGGGGGAGGCTCATTCTTCCAGCCACCCCACTGATGGCTGGGATCTCACCCTGCTGAATCAgacaaatgcagggctggaagggacctcgagaggtcatcatgTCCAGCATCCCTATgcagaggcagggccaagtaaacctagaccagccctgacaggggtttgtctaacctgttcttgaaaacctccaatgacggggattccacagcctccccgGGAAGCCGGTTGCAAAGCTTAACTCCTCGTGCCGTTAGAAAGTTCTTCCTAGTATCCaagctaaatctcccttgctgcagattacgccccttacttcttatcctacctcCAGTACTTCTTGTCCTCCGGGGGATCTACTGCAGGAGAAGGAAGGTGGGATTCTGAGGTCCTATGTAGGGGATGCGTGTCCCCTGTGCGTTATGGAGCTCTGTGCGCCGGCTGGTCACTCTGCCCTACCCGGGACGGCTCCAGAACTGGAGTGGGTAGGGTGAGTTAGAAGACATCTGGATGGAGGTTCCTTGTTAGAAGGCTCTTGGATACCATgtggctgggcaccagccagAAGTCTAGAAAGAACCggaggaggcagggaagccaCGATGAAGGTCATGACTTGCTGATTCCCCCAGGGAGCTCCGTCTGTCATGGCAGAGCGGAGCTCTCAGCCAGCAGGAGGCCGTACACATCACATAGGCCTTGCAGAGTTGGGGCGTCCATGACCTGTACCCCTCTGTTTCAGCATTGTCTGAAacagccctggccctgggcctTATCCCCAGGGGTATGCCTCCACTGTGTCAATggaaacacctgtggctggcccatgtcagttggctggggcagcggggctgtTGGATTGCGGTGCAGACGTTTGGactctggctggagcctgggtgtTGGGACCATCTGGGGGGatgtcccagagcctgggctctaagCCAAGCCCAGACATTTATACTGCAATTGTATAGCCCCGCAGCCGAGCCTTGTCAGTTGACACGGGCCAGCCGCGGATGTTTATTTACAGTGCAGACCTGCCCCAAGAGACCCAACGCCCTTCGCTGAGGGCTTGGAAGGCATCGCGTGCTGGCCGTAGAAGGCTGTCACCTCAGATCCCACAATGCACAGGGGCCTTTGCACACTGAGGGTCTGAGCCAACGCCAAtgcaagtcagtggaaagacgcCTGCTGCGTTCGGAGGAGGTTGGAGCAGGCCGTTAGCGCTGAGCGTTTGATATCCCACCAGACGATCTCATCCCTGACCACCTCTGTCCTGGGTGCTTAGACCATGCCCATCACCGGGGTGTCCAAGCATGTTACAGATCTATTGCTGGGGTCCCCAGAAGAACCTCAACCCTtgctcctcctctctctgctgGCATCACACACACTGTTGCCTCTCTCTGTTTCGATTCCAGGAGACCCTCTACAGGCTCCAACCCAGCAGCTTCTCCCCCCGGCTCTCGGAAGAACTCCAGTGATGGCAAAGAGGAAAGGTAGGGGAGGGTGGGAAAGCCTCGTGGAGATGATGCTGGAGGACAGCCACTATCAGTGGCCCAATGCTTAGAGCAGTAGCCTGGGACCCAGGATAGCTAGGATCCAAGTCCCTGTCTGCCACAGATtgcccatgtgaccttgggcaagtcacttaggcctggaTCCTCCaaaatatttaggcatctaactcctattgaaaccaGTGGGAGGTCGGCACCTAAACACCTCGGAGGATCTGagtcttaatctctctgtgcctcagttccccatctgtacaatggggataaaagCCCTGGCCGACCCGAGAAAGGTGTAGGGAGGACAAACACATTCCAGATTCTCAGCTTGTAAGGGAGTGGGGGTAAATACCCACAGTGGATGGACCTTTCTAAGGCCCATGAGCAGGAGAATGGTCAGAAGATGTCCCCAGGCCACTGTGGGATGGATGGAGTTTGCAGGGGGGTTAGTGGTATGGGGACGGCCCCATGGCAGCATGGGATGGAGGGGCCGTGGGGCTTGGAGGTCTGAAGACGCTCCCTCTGCCCATATGGAGGAGAGCAGCACCTGGGGGCTACAGGCAgccagtgggcgggggggggggggcggtgagtAGAGAGGCTCCTAGGGAGTGGAGGTAAGTGTCACACAGAGGGACCCCTTGCAGGTGAAGATGCTTCGGGTAGTGCCGGGAGCCCCTCCTCTGGTTAGGGCTAGCAAGGAAGGTGCCTTTTCTTGTGGCTTCCCGGGGTGACCGCCTGTCTGTCCTCTCCAGGCCCAACAGCGCCAGATCCAAACCCGAGACCCCCAAGACTCCCAGCAGCCCCTCGAGTCCCACGTTCGCACCGACCATCTGCTTCCTGGCCTCCTGCTACCTCACGGGAGACTCGGTCCGGGACAAGTGCGTCGAGATGATCTCGGccgccctgaaaatggatggtgagagggggctgggagtggcccgggaggggaaggggccgtcACCTGGGGAGGCTTACAGGGAGGACTGATTCTGAGGCGTCCCTTTCGCTGGGTGGGGTCAGAGCGGGAACAAGGGCTGGGATTGTGACCCGAGTAGGAGCCAGTCACTACTGGGCGCTTTGGCGGTTTTGATGATTGGTTTAGCTGCTCATTGCAAAAAACCCA
This genomic interval carries:
- the TCEA3 gene encoding transcription elongation factor A protein 3 isoform X2 — protein: MTIELLQSTRIGVAVNAVRKQCSDEEVVALAKVLIKNWKRLLESSGTPKREKALEGQKDKKEKSLDFPSWQPEGANSHPVKRCKSPAEKHREKDKERDFPNHKAVGPLPGSKKHSSDQKQDRKSSKSGSHAAAPKSHSADSKPDRETSDCRALPATSKKSHSDGKKERRDSADSRSSTVTTASSSSSPQKRPSVERRPSTGSNPAASPPGSRKNSSDGKEERPNSARSKPETPKTPSSPSSPTFAPTICFLASCYLTGDSVRDKCVEMISAALKMDDDYKQFGVNCDKMASEIEDHIFQELKSTDMKYRNRVRSRISNLKDPKNPNLRRNVLNGAISPSLIARMTAEEMASDELKELRNAMTLEAIREHQMAKTGGTTTDLFQCGKCKKKNCTYNQVQTRSADEPMTTFVLCNECGNRWKFC
- the TCEA3 gene encoding transcription elongation factor A protein 3 isoform X1 — translated: MGRAEELVRIAKKLDKMVTRQNTDGALDLLKELNSYTMTIELLQSTRIGVAVNAVRKQCSDEEVVALAKVLIKNWKRLLESSGTPKREKALEGQKDKKEKSLDFPSWQPEGANSHPVKRCKSPAEKHREKDKERDFPNHKAVGPLPGSKKHSSDQKQDRKSSKSGSHAAAPKSHSADSKPDRETSDCRALPATSKKSHSDGKKERRDSADSRSSTVTTASSSSSPQKRPSVERRPSTGSNPAASPPGSRKNSSDGKEERPNSARSKPETPKTPSSPSSPTFAPTICFLASCYLTGDSVRDKCVEMISAALKMDDDYKQFGVNCDKMASEIEDHIFQELKSTDMKYRNRVRSRISNLKDPKNPNLRRNVLNGAISPSLIARMTAEEMASDELKELRNAMTLEAIREHQMAKTGGTTTDLFQCGKCKKKNCTYNQVQTRSADEPMTTFVLCNECGNRWKFC